A stretch of Dehalococcoidia bacterium DNA encodes these proteins:
- the amrB gene encoding AmmeMemoRadiSam system protein B has product MPLPARPQLRPLEIKRLRQDGHEYFYLRDMLSLSGEELLVPLELGPALALFDGEHELPVIRARCLLGAGLDLAPTDLLELVRRLDAALLLEGERVEQVKREVLAAFRAAPCRPPALADRVYPGELAALRNQLAAFELRAERAPAPQGAVAGVLSPHIDYARGGPVYAAGWRQAADAARAAKRVILLGTDHAGGGGRLTLTHQQYATPFGPLPTDVALVNALAGALGEEQAFAEELHHRNEHSIELASVWLHHARGGEPLSVLPLLCGHPGPFLSARTLAGGGIERAIELLREAVAGGALVVVAGDLAHVGPEFGDPRPFGAAQRAAVEAADRAALAACSAGAEALLREVGTIEDRYRLCGLTPLALALAIMPPVRFEQAAYAQCPADERNASFVSIAAGCFTAQ; this is encoded by the coding sequence ATGCCCTTGCCCGCCCGCCCGCAGCTGCGCCCGCTGGAGATCAAGCGGTTGCGCCAGGACGGCCACGAGTACTTTTATCTGCGGGATATGCTCTCGCTTTCAGGCGAGGAGCTGCTGGTGCCGCTCGAGTTGGGGCCGGCGCTGGCTCTGTTCGACGGCGAGCACGAGCTGCCCGTGATCCGCGCCCGCTGCCTGCTGGGCGCCGGGCTCGATCTGGCGCCCACGGACCTGCTGGAACTGGTCCGCCGGCTGGATGCGGCGCTGCTGCTCGAGGGTGAGCGCGTCGAGCAGGTCAAGCGCGAGGTGCTCGCCGCCTTCCGTGCCGCGCCCTGCCGCCCGCCGGCTCTGGCGGACCGCGTCTATCCCGGAGAGCTTGCCGCGCTGCGCAACCAGCTGGCGGCGTTCGAGTTGCGCGCAGAGCGTGCGCCGGCGCCGCAGGGTGCCGTGGCCGGAGTGCTCAGCCCGCACATTGACTACGCGCGCGGCGGACCGGTCTACGCGGCCGGCTGGCGCCAGGCCGCGGACGCGGCCCGCGCGGCGAAGCGGGTCATCCTGCTGGGCACCGACCACGCCGGCGGCGGCGGCCGGCTGACGCTGACACATCAGCAGTACGCCACGCCGTTCGGTCCGCTGCCGACCGACGTGGCGCTGGTGAACGCGCTTGCCGGGGCGCTTGGCGAGGAGCAGGCCTTTGCTGAAGAGCTGCACCATCGCAACGAGCACTCGATCGAGCTGGCGAGCGTCTGGCTGCACCACGCCCGTGGCGGCGAGCCGCTGAGTGTGCTGCCGCTGCTTTGCGGCCATCCGGGGCCGTTCCTGAGCGCCCGCACACTCGCCGGCGGCGGGATTGAACGCGCCATCGAGCTTCTGCGCGAGGCTGTGGCCGGCGGCGCCCTGGTGGTGGTCGCCGGAGACCTGGCGCACGTCGGGCCGGAATTCGGCGATCCGCGACCCTTCGGCGCGGCGCAGCGCGCCGCCGTCGAAGCTGCCGACCGCGCCGCGCTTGCCGCGTGTAGCGCGGGTGCGGAGGCGCTCCTGCGCGAAGTCGGCACGATCGAGGATCGCTACCGCCTCTGCGGACTCACGCCACTGGCGCTGGCGCTGGCGATCATGCCGCCGGTGCGTTTCGAGCAAGCGGCGTACGCGCAGTGCCCTGCGGACGAGCGGAACGCCTCGTTCGTCTCGATCGCCGCCGGCTGTTTCACGGCGCAATAA
- a CDS encoding Gfo/Idh/MocA family oxidoreductase yields MALLKVAVVGLGTMGGRYAEALASGRYAGAELDSVCDVDGARAQGAALRYGVPGFASLAELLAARRPGAAYVATPDALHREPGVELAEAGVPLLIEKPLATTVADAEALAAAAERGGAPAEVNFSNRWNPPFVAARAAIESGQLGEVIGISARLNNVITSPRDRLPWAGETTPAWFLMSHCLDLAHWLGNCAARTAYAAGHKGVLAALGIDTYDSVQALLQYDRGVSGVFESTWVLPASHPSPIEFEFRVIGSHGALTVDTTQQLIRVESELLSYPQVLAWAGERFASFARNVRGEAAPRVPLAAGIENTRTLVAIHRSLQTGAVESV; encoded by the coding sequence ATGGCGCTGCTGAAGGTCGCCGTCGTGGGCCTGGGCACGATGGGCGGGCGCTACGCCGAGGCGCTGGCCAGTGGCCGCTACGCCGGCGCCGAGCTGGACAGCGTCTGCGACGTGGACGGCGCCCGCGCCCAGGGCGCCGCGCTGCGCTACGGTGTGCCGGGCTTCGCATCGCTGGCGGAGCTGCTTGCGGCGCGCCGGCCGGGTGCGGCGTACGTTGCGACGCCCGATGCGCTGCACCGCGAGCCGGGCGTGGAACTGGCCGAAGCGGGTGTCCCCCTGCTGATCGAAAAGCCGCTGGCGACGACGGTGGCCGACGCCGAGGCGCTGGCGGCCGCGGCCGAGCGTGGCGGCGCCCCGGCCGAAGTCAACTTCAGCAACCGCTGGAACCCGCCGTTCGTTGCCGCTCGCGCCGCGATCGAATCCGGGCAACTGGGCGAGGTGATCGGCATCAGTGCTCGCCTCAACAACGTGATCACCTCGCCGCGCGACCGGCTGCCCTGGGCCGGCGAGACGACGCCGGCCTGGTTCCTGATGTCGCATTGCCTTGACCTGGCGCACTGGCTGGGCAACTGTGCGGCGCGCACGGCCTACGCGGCGGGGCACAAGGGTGTGCTGGCCGCGCTGGGCATCGACACGTACGACTCTGTGCAGGCGCTGCTGCAGTACGACCGCGGCGTCAGCGGCGTCTTCGAATCGACCTGGGTGCTGCCGGCGTCTCATCCGTCGCCGATCGAGTTCGAGTTCCGTGTGATCGGCTCGCACGGCGCGCTGACCGTGGACACGACGCAGCAGCTGATCCGCGTCGAGTCCGAGCTGCTGAGCTATCCGCAGGTGCTGGCCTGGGCGGGGGAGCGTTTCGCCAGCTTCGCGCGCAATGTGCGGGGCGAGGCGGCGCCGCGCGTGCCGCTTGCCGCCGGCATCGAGAACACACGCACACTCGTTGCCATCCACCGATCGTTGCAAACCGGGGCGGTCGAATCCGTATAA
- a CDS encoding SDR family oxidoreductase: MVTGAGSGIGRAAALALLGAGYGVALAGRRKAPLEQTARTADAGDRALVVPTDVGDPAAVESLFAATKQRFGRLDVLFNNAGIGAPAVPLEELSVAQWRAVVDTNLTGMFLCTQAAFRLMKDQEPRGGRIINNGSISAHAPRPNSAPYTATKHGVTGLTKSTSLDGRKYDIACCQIDIGNALTELAARMTRGVPQADGSIKVEPTFDADEVGRAVLYMAGLPLDTNVQFMTIMATKMPYVGRG, from the coding sequence ATCGTTACCGGCGCGGGCAGCGGCATCGGCAGAGCGGCGGCGTTGGCGTTGCTCGGCGCCGGCTACGGCGTCGCGCTGGCGGGGCGCCGCAAAGCGCCGCTGGAGCAGACGGCTAGGACAGCCGACGCCGGCGACCGCGCGCTGGTGGTGCCGACCGACGTGGGCGACCCCGCGGCGGTCGAGTCGCTGTTCGCGGCGACGAAGCAGCGCTTCGGCCGGCTGGACGTGCTGTTCAACAACGCGGGCATCGGCGCCCCGGCCGTGCCGCTCGAGGAGCTGAGTGTCGCGCAGTGGCGGGCCGTGGTCGACACCAATCTGACCGGCATGTTCCTCTGCACGCAGGCGGCCTTCCGGCTGATGAAGGACCAGGAGCCGCGCGGCGGCCGCATCATCAACAACGGCTCGATCTCCGCGCACGCGCCGCGGCCCAACTCGGCGCCGTACACCGCCACCAAGCACGGTGTCACCGGCCTGACGAAGTCGACCTCGCTCGACGGCCGCAAGTACGACATCGCCTGCTGCCAGATCGACATCGGCAACGCGCTGACGGAGCTGGCGGCGCGTATGACGCGCGGCGTGCCGCAGGCCGACGGCTCGATCAAGGTTGAGCCGACCTTCGACGCGGACGAGGTCGGCAGGGCGGTGCTCTACATGGCCGGCCTGCCGCTCGACACCAACGTCCAGTTCATGACGATCATGGCGACGAAGATGCCGTACGTGGGCCGCGGCTAA